A section of the Saccharopolyspora gregorii genome encodes:
- a CDS encoding DoxX family protein, producing MSIHDDRPSGHRDERPQRGGKKSADGPAGTQGLGVQDYDYDYYDDAAYSDANATAVVDRGSGADFYEELDDRKPFAWNAGTDLGLLVLRLVVGGIFAAHGAQKLFGVLGGSGPEKFAQSLAKAGFEQSAVLSLVTGGTELGAGALLVLGLFTPLAAAGIVGVMASAIVSMKLPGPFFDQEGGYEYPVVLIAIALCLMFTGPGRVALDNGRSWFRHPLVSGFICLVIAAGSAAAVLVLLRS from the coding sequence GTGAGCATTCACGACGATCGCCCCAGCGGACACCGAGACGAGCGTCCGCAGCGCGGCGGGAAGAAGTCCGCCGACGGGCCTGCGGGAACCCAGGGCCTCGGCGTGCAGGACTACGACTACGACTACTACGACGACGCCGCGTACAGCGATGCGAACGCGACCGCCGTGGTGGACCGCGGCTCCGGTGCCGACTTCTACGAAGAGCTCGACGACCGCAAGCCGTTCGCGTGGAACGCAGGCACCGACCTGGGCCTGCTGGTGCTGCGCCTGGTCGTCGGCGGCATCTTCGCCGCGCACGGCGCGCAGAAGCTGTTCGGCGTGCTCGGCGGTTCCGGCCCGGAGAAGTTCGCGCAGAGCCTGGCCAAGGCCGGGTTCGAGCAGAGCGCGGTGCTGTCCCTGGTCACCGGCGGGACCGAGCTCGGCGCGGGCGCACTGCTCGTGCTGGGCCTGTTCACGCCGCTGGCGGCCGCGGGCATCGTCGGCGTGATGGCCAGCGCCATCGTGTCGATGAAGCTGCCCGGCCCGTTCTTCGACCAGGAGGGCGGCTACGAGTACCCGGTCGTCCTGATCGCCATCGCGCTGTGCCTGATGTTCACCGGGCCCGGCCGGGTCGCGCTGGACAACGGGCGGTCCTGGTTCCGGCACCCGCTGGTCAGCGGCTTCATCTGCCTGGTGATCGCGGCGGGTTCCGCGGCGGCGGTGCTGGTCCTGCTGAGGTCCTGA
- a CDS encoding potassium/proton antiporter, with protein MEQLYTTLLAGGLVLLAAILATRAAARFGLPALLLFLALGLVIGEDGLGLHFDDAQLAQDLGTAALAVILVEGGLTTRWSDVKPLLAPSGLLATAGVAVSVVVTAAGAHLLIGLPWQASLLLGAVVSSTDAAAVFSVLRTLPVPRRVSGMLEAESGFNDAPTVILVLLFSTVPLEFHPLEVAGDVLYELGAGAVIGLLVGRAGAWVLHRVALPASGLYPVAMFGLGVVAFAASGAVDASGFLAAFLSGLVLANSGLPHRASVRSFAEGLGWLAQIGLFVLLGLLITPHELLPELLPALVVGLVLLLVARPLSVLVSLLPFRVPLREQAFVSWAGLRGAVPIVLATFPVVAGVPGSDRVLNVVFVLVAVFTLVQGPGLLGLARALGLVRADAAREIQVEVAPLDVLDAELLTVSVPPGSQLHYVMLRELRLPDPSAITLIIRGGTSFVPEPGTRLRTGDDLLIMTTAGARTATEHRLRAVSRRGRMAHWFGEDGAPD; from the coding sequence TTGGAGCAGCTGTACACGACGCTGCTGGCGGGTGGGCTCGTGCTGCTGGCAGCCATCCTCGCCACCCGCGCGGCGGCGCGCTTCGGCCTGCCCGCGCTGCTGCTGTTCCTCGCGCTCGGGCTCGTCATCGGCGAGGACGGGCTCGGCCTGCACTTCGACGACGCGCAGCTGGCGCAGGACCTGGGCACCGCCGCGCTCGCCGTCATCCTCGTCGAAGGCGGCCTCACCACCCGCTGGTCGGACGTGAAACCGCTGCTCGCGCCCAGCGGGCTGCTCGCCACCGCCGGGGTCGCGGTCAGCGTCGTGGTCACCGCCGCGGGCGCGCACCTGCTCATCGGGCTCCCCTGGCAGGCTTCGCTGCTGCTCGGCGCGGTCGTGTCCTCCACCGACGCGGCCGCGGTGTTCTCGGTGCTGCGCACCCTGCCGGTGCCGCGCCGGGTCTCCGGGATGCTGGAGGCCGAATCCGGCTTCAACGACGCGCCGACGGTGATCCTGGTGCTGCTGTTCAGCACCGTGCCGCTGGAGTTCCACCCGCTGGAAGTGGCCGGGGACGTGCTCTACGAACTGGGCGCGGGCGCCGTGATCGGCCTGCTCGTCGGCCGGGCCGGGGCGTGGGTGCTGCACCGGGTGGCGCTGCCCGCGTCCGGGCTGTACCCGGTGGCGATGTTCGGGCTCGGTGTCGTCGCGTTCGCCGCCTCCGGCGCGGTGGACGCGTCCGGGTTCCTCGCCGCGTTCCTGTCCGGTCTGGTGCTCGCGAACTCCGGGCTGCCGCACCGCGCCTCGGTGCGCTCGTTCGCCGAAGGGCTCGGGTGGCTCGCGCAGATCGGGCTGTTCGTGCTGCTGGGCCTGCTGATCACGCCGCACGAGCTGCTGCCGGAACTGCTGCCCGCGCTGGTGGTGGGGCTGGTGCTGCTGCTGGTGGCGCGACCGCTGTCGGTGCTGGTGTCGCTGCTGCCGTTCCGGGTGCCGCTGCGGGAGCAGGCGTTCGTGTCCTGGGCGGGGCTGCGCGGCGCGGTGCCGATCGTGCTGGCCACCTTCCCGGTGGTGGCGGGCGTGCCGGGCAGCGACCGGGTGCTGAACGTGGTGTTCGTGCTGGTCGCGGTGTTCACCCTGGTGCAGGGCCCCGGGCTGCTGGGCCTGGCCCGCGCGCTCGGGCTGGTGCGGGCGGACGCGGCGCGGGAGATCCAGGTGGAGGTGGCGCCGCTGGACGTGCTCGACGCGGAACTGCTGACCGTGTCGGTGCCGCCGGGCTCGCAGCTGCACTACGTGATGCTGCGGGAGCTGCGGCTGCCGGACCCCAGCGCCATCACCCTGATCATCCGCGGCGGCACCTCCTTCGTGCCGGAACCGGGCACCCGGCTGCGCACCGGCGACGACCTGCTCATCATGACCACCGCGGGAGCGCGCACCGCCACCGAGCACCGGCTGCGCGCCGTGAGCCGCCGCGGCCGCATGGCCCACTGGTTCGGCGAGGACGGCGCCCCCGACTGA
- a CDS encoding PQQ-dependent sugar dehydrogenase → MAAQRTSPAGRRPRARTAGALLAAIALGGCAQFPDEHPGTWRDQPSLEPQAGPQPSIEQPAPPPPPPGQPTEDVPAVPIGCIDPDPAVVATCLDPVGAITVLPDGRGALVGERATGRILRVEQDAEPVEIARVPVDRSGGGGLTGLALSPSYQEDELVYAYASVGGENQVLRVAPGDSPKPVLTGIPKGSTGNAGALLDDGRGALLVATGDAGDRANAANPGSLAGKVLRIDGFGAPAAGNPDPKSRVVASGVSDPGGLCGAAETGGYWLTDRGATRDALHRVEFGTALGEPAWSWPDRPGVAGCAAGPASVVVALTDAAALYALNPGPDGTFTGQPAKVMEKTYGRFSAAANGPDGLLWLGTANKSGGAPVPSDDRAIRIEPPSGDTGKD, encoded by the coding sequence GTGGCAGCCCAGCGCACCTCCCCCGCCGGTCGCCGTCCTCGCGCGCGGACGGCGGGAGCGCTGCTGGCCGCGATCGCGCTCGGCGGCTGCGCCCAGTTCCCCGACGAGCACCCCGGTACCTGGCGCGACCAGCCGTCGCTGGAACCGCAGGCCGGCCCGCAGCCGTCGATCGAGCAGCCCGCGCCGCCCCCACCGCCACCGGGACAGCCCACCGAGGACGTGCCCGCGGTGCCCATCGGCTGCATCGACCCGGACCCGGCGGTCGTCGCGACCTGCCTCGACCCGGTCGGCGCCATCACCGTGCTGCCCGACGGCCGCGGCGCGCTGGTCGGCGAACGCGCCACCGGCCGCATCCTGCGCGTCGAGCAGGACGCCGAACCCGTCGAGATCGCCCGGGTGCCGGTGGACCGCTCCGGCGGTGGCGGGCTGACCGGGCTGGCGCTGTCCCCGAGCTACCAGGAGGACGAGCTCGTCTACGCGTACGCCAGCGTCGGCGGCGAGAACCAGGTGCTGCGGGTCGCGCCGGGCGACAGCCCGAAACCGGTGCTCACCGGCATCCCGAAGGGCTCCACCGGCAACGCGGGGGCGCTGCTCGACGACGGGCGCGGCGCGCTGCTGGTCGCCACCGGCGACGCGGGCGACCGCGCGAACGCGGCGAACCCGGGATCGCTGGCGGGCAAGGTGTTGCGCATCGACGGCTTCGGCGCGCCCGCCGCGGGCAACCCCGATCCGAAGTCCCGGGTGGTCGCCTCCGGCGTCTCCGATCCCGGCGGGCTGTGCGGGGCGGCCGAGACCGGCGGCTACTGGCTGACCGACCGCGGCGCGACCCGGGACGCGCTGCACCGCGTCGAGTTCGGCACCGCGCTCGGCGAACCCGCCTGGAGCTGGCCGGACCGGCCCGGCGTGGCCGGTTGCGCCGCCGGACCGGCCTCCGTGGTCGTGGCGCTGACCGACGCGGCGGCGCTGTACGCGCTCAACCCCGGCCCGGACGGCACCTTCACCGGCCAGCCCGCCAAGGTGATGGAGAAGACCTACGGGCGCTTCTCCGCCGCCGCGAACGGCCCGGACGGGCTGCTGTGGCTGGGCACCGCGAACAAGTCCGGCGGCGCGCCCGTGCCCAGCGACGACCGGGCGATCCGGATCGAACCTCCCTCCGGCGACACCGGCAAGGACTGA